A genomic region of Methanobacterium sp. SMA-27 contains the following coding sequences:
- a CDS encoding DUF488 family protein — MIKIKKASQILDKEEGAKILEDKIYPSQNKMEQLILDTWLDDIGSKTRELSFNDNDKWIEFKDKYGDEFEDKLELMDSIMVKKKEKLKVTWIAVFKKTFAE; from the coding sequence ATGATTAAAATAAAAAAGGCAAGTCAGATTCTTGATAAAGAAGAAGGTGCCAAAATCCTTGAAGATAAAATATATCCATCACAGAATAAGATGGAACAATTAATATTAGATACTTGGCTGGATGATATTGGCAGTAAAACTAGGGAATTGTCTTTTAATGATAATGATAAATGGATTGAATTCAAAGATAAATATGGGGATGAATTTGAGGATAAATTAGAACTCATGGATAGTATAATGGTCAAAAAAAAGGAAAAACTCAAAGTAACATGGATTGCTGTGTTTAAGAAAACTTTTGCTGAATAA
- a CDS encoding DUF488 domain-containing protein: MFKIKRAYQDPEDEDGYRILVDRLWPRGVSKEKAKFDLWMKEIAPSNELRKWFGHEPEKWGEFKNKYIDELAEKKELINQLCDMEKINKIVTMIYSAKDEKHNNAVVLLELLEKSSKTS, translated from the coding sequence ATGTTTAAAATCAAAAGAGCTTACCAAGATCCAGAAGATGAAGATGGATATAGAATTTTAGTTGATAGGTTATGGCCTCGGGGAGTTTCAAAAGAAAAGGCCAAATTTGATTTATGGATGAAAGAGATTGCGCCTAGCAATGAACTAAGAAAATGGTTTGGACATGAACCTGAAAAATGGGGAGAATTCAAAAATAAATATATTGATGAGCTTGCAGAAAAGAAGGAATTAATTAACCAACTGTGCGATATGGAAAAAATTAACAAGATAGTGACTATGATTTACTCTGCAAAGGATGAAAAGCATAATAATGCAGTTGTTCTTTTAGAATTGCTAGAAAAATCATCAAAAACAAGTTAA
- a CDS encoding DUF2098 domain-containing protein: MQVKDVRGKPILKGFQVRYAGTGSAGEAVDFKSDDNGTWVLVNTTDLWYNSESLEVMGESEHEKLNKQSNYQIKEKQDVDEKEDIKGKIKRSKGKFEDVDMSNELCDGGG; the protein is encoded by the coding sequence TTGCAAGTAAAAGATGTAAGGGGAAAACCTATTTTAAAAGGTTTTCAAGTAAGATATGCTGGTACTGGAAGTGCAGGGGAGGCAGTTGATTTTAAATCTGATGATAATGGAACATGGGTATTAGTGAATACAACTGATTTATGGTATAATAGCGAATCACTTGAAGTTATGGGCGAATCAGAACACGAAAAACTAAATAAACAATCCAATTATCAAATAAAAGAAAAACAAGATGTTGATGAGAAAGAAGACATCAAAGGAAAAATCAAAAGATCTAAAGGTAAATTTGAAGATGTTGACATGAGCAACGAATTATGTGATGGCGGAGGTTAA
- a CDS encoding DUF2115 domain-containing protein, producing MLEKFEILDLEKLSRNQLRDIVKAEAKNIHMKDIMLAAAFLREDAKYMPKSYREDYIERFSKAFFLRIKELKEDKNDYCGYVDVEKLQEFLKVLNQQNIDAEGNNERCFVRIARIIATYTTFVREEPIHPIGTRFPGGFVLHSENGIYFCPVKKRQLKNPNALCRFCVSEQQLLH from the coding sequence ATGCTAGAAAAATTTGAGATACTTGATCTAGAAAAATTATCAAGAAACCAGCTCAGGGATATAGTAAAAGCTGAAGCAAAAAATATTCATATGAAAGATATAATGCTTGCAGCAGCATTTCTTAGGGAAGATGCAAAGTACATGCCAAAGTCTTACAGAGAAGATTATATTGAAAGATTTTCCAAGGCTTTTTTCTTGAGGATAAAGGAATTAAAAGAGGATAAAAATGATTATTGTGGATATGTTGATGTAGAAAAGCTTCAAGAATTTTTAAAAGTATTAAATCAACAGAATATTGATGCTGAAGGAAATAATGAAAGATGTTTTGTTAGAATAGCTAGGATAATAGCTACCTATACAACATTTGTGCGTGAAGAACCTATACATCCCATTGGAACACGATTTCCTGGAGGATTTGTATTACATAGTGAGAATGGAATATATTTCTGCCCAGTAAAAAAACGTCAATTAAAAAATCCAAATGCACTATGCAGATTCTGTGTATCTGAACAACAATTACTTCACTGA
- a CDS encoding peptidoglycan-binding protein, whose product MDGFYCPVTRDTVKAKQKALGLYVDGIAGLITLRALGLIAGSSLPKPACMTSPRWLEDNDLKQNTIILLCM is encoded by the coding sequence ATAGATGGATTTTACTGTCCAGTAACAAGAGACACAGTAAAAGCAAAACAAAAAGCTTTAGGATTATATGTTGATGGAATTGCAGGTCTAATAACATTAAGGGCATTGGGATTAATAGCTGGAAGTTCTTTACCTAAACCCGCATGTATGACATCACCAAGATGGTTAGAAGATAACGACCTAAAACAGAACACCATAATACTATTGTGCATGTAA
- a CDS encoding EFR1 family ferrodoxin (N-terminal region resembles flavodoxins. C-terminal ferrodoxin region binds two 4Fe-4S clusters.), with protein sequence MVGPLRNILEKKGYKPIGACEIIMPINIFYIQDKKTNDLKIRKGLEKAEKYAEALIEGTTNWGRVPFFSDIMYLISIGGFKLSAIDMHQKYFKFKTDKSKCNNCGICINICPLNNIVLDKYPVTQNKCEYCMRCVSMCPRHAIKSILTYKGNTYSAVKVNDFVKNKTDSI encoded by the coding sequence TTGGTTGGTCCTCTTCGGAATATCTTGGAAAAGAAAGGATACAAACCTATAGGGGCTTGTGAAATCATAATGCCTATTAACATCTTTTATATACAAGATAAAAAAACAAATGATCTTAAGATTAGAAAAGGACTTGAAAAAGCAGAAAAATATGCAGAAGCATTAATTGAAGGAACAACAAATTGGGGTAGAGTTCCATTTTTTTCAGATATTATGTATTTAATTTCAATTGGAGGATTTAAACTTTCGGCAATTGATATGCACCAAAAATACTTTAAATTTAAAACAGACAAGTCCAAATGCAATAATTGTGGGATATGCATCAATATCTGTCCTTTAAATAATATTGTCTTAGATAAATACCCTGTAACACAGAATAAATGTGAATACTGTATGCGATGTGTTTCAATGTGTCCACGACATGCAATAAAATCAATACTAACATATAAAGGAAATACTTACAGTGCCGTTAAAGTGAATGACTTTGTCAAAAATAAGACTGATAGTATTTGA
- a CDS encoding DUF2115 domain-containing protein — MILNRDKLEDNIDITRRELLRLLKSEAVKIHITHIMKACNYLIEEGKYVQPGYRKKFYDAYIKSFILRIKEIKEDKNIYSDTVDMDELKESFTLLEEQEKIMMEIYPKDPYFPIIYQIISIYTSFVLDEPIHVVGTEFPGGFKVKFDGEKYLCPVKEKQKTNPNAVCGFCIAEQDPELFEDITQSEN, encoded by the coding sequence ATGATCTTGAACAGAGATAAGCTAGAAGATAATATTGACATAACCAGACGGGAACTACTAAGATTACTGAAATCTGAGGCAGTTAAAATTCATATAACACATATTATGAAAGCTTGTAACTATCTTATTGAAGAAGGTAAATATGTTCAACCAGGTTACAGGAAAAAATTCTATGATGCTTACATAAAAAGTTTTATTTTAAGAATAAAGGAAATTAAAGAAGATAAAAATATTTATTCAGATACAGTGGATATGGATGAACTCAAAGAGTCATTCACACTACTTGAAGAACAAGAAAAAATAATGATGGAAATTTATCCTAAAGATCCCTATTTCCCAATAATATACCAAATTATATCTATTTACACCAGTTTTGTATTGGATGAACCTATACATGTTGTGGGAACAGAGTTTCCAGGCGGTTTTAAAGTCAAATTTGATGGAGAGAAATATTTGTGCCCTGTCAAAGAAAAACAAAAAACAAATCCCAATGCTGTATGTGGTTTCTGCATTGCAGAACAAGACCCTGAACTATTTGAGGACATAACTCAATCTGAAAATTGA
- a CDS encoding MTH865 family protein, with protein MSVKEDIRTQIIRELKHAKFPIDTPEKLLGSFPDGGQTTCRSGDVVLTVQDASKIIKPNDFPFKSSQEVAKVIVDRVGL; from the coding sequence ATGAGCGTTAAAGAAGATATACGAACGCAGATAATTAGGGAACTTAAGCATGCCAAGTTTCCAATAGACACACCTGAAAAACTTTTAGGATCCTTTCCAGATGGTGGGCAAACCACATGTAGATCTGGCGATGTTGTATTAACCGTACAAGATGCTAGTAAAATTATTAAACCAAATGACTTCCCATTTAAATCATCCCAAGAAGTAGCAAAGGTAATAGTAGATAGAGTAGGTTTATAA